AGGGATTTTGAATAAGGAAGGCTATCACTCCATTTTGAAACGACATGCCATAGCCTGTGGACAGCGCTTGATTGGAGCCAATTTCATCctacaacaggacaatgacccaaagcacACCTCCAAATTGTGCAAGAACTATTTAGAGAAGAAGCAGGCAGCTGGTCTTCTATCTGTAATGGAGTGGTCAGCACAGTCACCAGCTCTAAACCCCATTGAGCTGTTGTGGGAGCAGCTTGACTGTATGGTACGCAAGAAGTGCCCATCCAGCCAATCCAACTTGTGGGAGGGGCTTCTAGACGTGTGGGGTGAAATTTCTCCAGATTACCTCAAAAAATGAACAGCTAGAATGCCAAAGGTCTGCAatgctgtaattgctgcaaatGGAGGATTCTTTGACGAAAACAAAGTTTGAaggaaaaaattatttcaaataaatattatttctaacCTTGTCAATGTCTTGActatattttctattcattttaaaactcaTGTGGTAAATAAAAGTGTGACTTTtcttggaaaacacaaaattgtctGGGTGACCCCAAACTTTTGAACGGTAGTGTACATACATATAGTATTGAAAGAACTGGAGATATCTAAGGACATGATCCTTTCTGCTTTCTGCCGATATGAGAGGGATCCACGCTGATGTGTGACATGCAAACTGTAGTGAACACATAATTGATCCTAATATAGGACACAGGATGGTAAGGATGAGGCTCTTAAGTCTTAATCAAATGTGATGCCACCGCTCTAGTCATTAGGCTGTCTGGGGTGTGCAGTTTTTGGAAATGGTATCACAGAGGATGTCTTTCATCTTATTCATGCAGTGGTCTGGTCTGTGCCACCCCTGATCTTAATCTTTAGCTCCTTCTGGATGCTTTTTGTGTCCTCTTTGTTCACAGGTTAAAAAGGAGTTTAATTTCACGTGTGACTCAGGGgcctattattattatcattgtcattattatttttactattattatcatcatttttagtattattattattagtagtagtagtagtagtaaatagaagaagatgatgataaAAACGAAAATAGTAAAAGGGCAGACAGGGCCTACCTCAAAATATTACTGAAGTTCAGTACTAGTAAACTATACGTGCATGACAGCAAAGAGGAAAGAGATCTGAAAATGAACTTGAATTTAGGGTAAATGCTGAACAACATGCTTCATTCCGATAGGCCcagagtttgttttgttggcCAATCAGAGTGAAGTATGTTCTATAAACGCTGACGTGTGAGGACCTTATTGGGGTCTGCGCGCCTTCGGTGTGTTTCGGGAGTATTACGTTCATTCATTTGGAGCGAGGCttcagtgtgtttcagctgcCTTGTCTTCATTCACAAGGAGCGAGGCTTCCGCGTCCGTGACCGAGACAGCAGTCAGTCCGTAGTAAACATGGCGGGTTACCTGAAGGCTCTGACCACCGCGTCGAGAAACGCAGCTGCTGCGCTGTCGCAAAGCCCCGCGGTGCTTCTCTCACCGGCCGCCGTCTGTCATCGCAGCCCGCTGCGGAGGAGGAACTGTAAGTCAGTCGTTGACTACAACCACGAAACAGCTTGACTCAAATTGTACCACAGCTGCTCTTTTTCAGTGAGGTTAATGCGGTCACGTTGGTGTGTACTGAGAAGTCTGGACTTAGTTGGTTACTAATTTATGTGCGACACTAGAAACTGGGAGGAAGTCGCAGTTTGGCGAGCAGCCATCACTGAATCATCCATTACAAGATCCTCAATAGGCTGAAAGTCAAGTTTATCAATCCAATTCATGTTTAACACACTAACAAATGTCCAGTTTCTCATGAATTGGAGTcaggacagagaggaaaacaagaagaCCTCAACAGATACTGAAACTGACAAAACGTGTTGATGGACTAACAAATGGTTATGTAAATCAGAGAGGTAAAATCACTGGGGTATTTTGACTATATCACCTAATGTATGTTCTACAAGCACAAAGCAATCTTATGAAGTCTAAAAGCACCTGGCACCAACCTGTCTAAGCATGTGTAGCCACGTGTCAGGTATTAAAAGAAGGCCTTGAAAAGTAATTCCTGCTATCAAAGGCATCATATAATCTCCTATCAGGGATAGGCTGGGCAGTCAAAGGGCTATAAACATTCAGTGCTGTGGATCATCTGTTTGTTCTCTTATACATGTGACAAGtgttacaggtgattttaaatACTCTTTGCCAAATTGCAGGGACAGTAACAGATGAGCCAGaacaaaattaataatttaattttgaaccccccccccccccccccgtacaATTTAAGCCTGTAAAgctcaaatgaaaaacataagttaataaattttttttcagatgcCACACAGCGTATCAAGGTGGACCAGCCAGTGGTGGAGATGGATGGAGATGAGATGACTCGTATTATATGGGAGTTTATCAAAGAAAAGGTAACTCCTATCTGCCCACTGGACTGACTTTCTTAATGATTTACATTGGCAGCGATAAGTTATGGGCAACTTTCAatgtattgatttaaaaaaaaaaaaaaaaaaaaaaaatactctgcAACAATTATCAATGAatcaattacttttttttttttaacactaaaaTACCAAAAACTTATTGATTCCAatttcaaattattttcctcttctgtGACATTTATCTGGGTTTTGGTCTGTTGCTTGTGGGGGAGCAATTTTAACACATTACCTTGGGCTCTGTGAAATGGTATTTACAGACCACACtattaatcaataaatcaagaaaatattaatttacCCTTAAAAACATTAGCCGTAGTGGTCAGGTGAAATAATCCCAAGCTACAAAATAGAacaatacctttttttttttttttttttttttctttagctgttTTACTTGGTGAAAGTACATTCACATTCAGATTTACTCCAGGAAAACATGGCCTCTCGGCCCATAGTTCCACAAAGCCATAATGACATGGCAGATGAGCTTTTCTTCATTCCATGATACAATGCCAATCTCCATGCATACTACAAATCACAAACATTTGACACATTAATACAAACATCACCAACAAGAACAAGGTCACCTAAATATTTCTTATGCAAATCATCATACAAAGTGCAATCATGTGCTTTTTCTTTCAATCGGTTAAGAATAGCTGTAAGTGTTTTTTCACTTACACTTTGAGCCTCCCAGGCACtagaaaaatcataaaaatacagcagaacTCTAATAGAAGTAACCCATGTTTTTCGATCtacttcatgtaattgacaaagcatattatattttcttgGCTAACGATGATTAGACAGACACTAGTTTTATCCAGTACATGATACATCTTTTCATATAAGAAGTAAACAATACAAATTTACCCAAATCACCCAAGACAGCTACATTGCTCACACTTGTACTGATACACAGgagttttttttacaaaaatataccTTTTCCTAACATTTTCAATACACTCCACTGATTCCAAACCCAATATCTCAGATCCATAATAAAGTATAGGTGCAGCCATGTGATCAAACAAATATGGAGATTGATTGCAGCTAAATTTGTTTACAAACAAACCTCAGCAAGCAAAGCATTGCTTTCTTGCTTTGGCTTGCTAAAAGTTGTCGGGTTTTCCATCATGACAATTTTGGTGTAAACCACATACCCAGATATTTGTAACAATGAACCATTTCAATCTGTTCACCAGCAAAATACCATTTCGATCCTTATTTAGAGAGACCCCTcttctaaaaacaataatttttgttttactcaaatTCTCTCTCATACCATAAAGATTACAAAATTTTCCAGCTGTTGAATATGTGTCTGTAACCCTTCAATTGTATCTGCTATATTAGCTATATTATCAGCATATAACAAGGTCACAATACACAATAACACATAAACATCTTGTACAGCTCATCCTGCCCAATGTGGATGTTGAGCTAAAGTACTTTGACCTGGGTTTGCCCTACCGAGACCAGACTGATGACCAGGTCACTATTGACTCTGCTCTGGCAACTAAGAAATACAATGTGGCCGTCAAGTGTGCCACCATCACCCCTGATGAGGCCAGGGTACAGGgtgagtttgtttatttaaatgctaACTGTGCTGTGTTGAATTTATGCAGCAAATAAGGATTTGACATTGTAGAATATTTAATTTTCAGCCAACAAACTCAActaacagaatttttttttttttttttttctctaagaGTTTAAACTAAAGAAGATGTGGAAGAGTCCTAATGGAACCATCAGGAATATCTTGGGTGGTACAGTTTTCCGTGAGCCAATCCTTTGTAAAAACATTCCCCGTCTTGTTCCCGGGTGGACGCAACCCATAACAATTGGCAGACATGCTTTTGGTGATcaggtaaaaatgtaaatgtgtgtttgctctttCAAAAGCTGGAAGACCAACAACTTCACACACGAGCTTTGATGTTTAATCTCACAGTACAGGGCCACGGACTTTGTTGTTGACCAGCCTGGAAAGTTCAAGATTGTGTTTACCCCAGCTGACGGAAGCAAGCACAAGGAGTGGGAGGTGTTTGACTTTCCTGCAGGGGGCTGTGGGATGGGGATGTACAACACTGATGAGGTAATAAGTAATTTAAcattagaattttttttaaaaaatgcaatatgATGTAGacaattatttaataatagATGTTTTGGGAACATGTCTGTTTTTGCCTTAATatcatttaatttcaattttgtCTTGCACAGTCCATTGTTGGATTTGCTCACAGCTGCTTCCAGTATGCCATCCAGAAGAGGTGGCCTTTGTACATGAGCACAAAGAACACCATCCTCAAGGCCTATGACGGACACTTCAAAGACATCTTCCAAGACATTTATGAAAGGTATGCTTTATTACTATATTTTGCTATAAGACTAACTATCCATTAGTATTTGGCCATTTAGTAACTACCAGCCAACTGAATTTCCCTGTtatgtgtttcattattttgtctCCTTTAGGAAATACAAGCCTGAATTTGACAAACTGAAGATCTGGTATGAGCACCGTCTTATTGATGATATGGTGGCCCAGGTTCTAAAGTCCGCTGGAGGATTTGTTTGGGCCTGTAAGAATTATGATGGAGATGTGCAGTCAGACATTCTGGCTCAGGGTAAGTGCCCTTTGGGATGAGTAGGCAGTTGTGGTATTGCCCATAGTGGAGGCAACTCATTCACAGTGACACAATGTCATCTGCTATACATCTCGTGTTCAGTGTGTAGGCTTATTGTGATGATGGAATAGCCCTCTAAaggcatgtttgttttgtgttgtcagGTTTTGGCTCGCTGGGTCTCATGACTTCAGTACTCGTGTGTCCTGACGGTAAGACTATCGAGGCCGAAGCTGCTCACGGCACTGTCACCAGGCACTACCGTGAACACCAGAGGGTAAGGGTCACTAGGGCACTCCTGTAGCATTTTTACATTGAGAGCAAAAAATtactgtgtgcttgtgtgtgtacacttgTGTGCATGCTATTGCTGTTGTCCtctttataacttttttttttttttttttttgtagaactTAGGATTCAGGAAATATTTGCAAAGGGATAGACATTTTTGATATTAGACATTCAGGCCTGGTACATCATTTCAGATTTGAGACTGTTAACTTGTTTTTTAAGGCAAAGGTCTTAGTTAAAGTTGTCACAAGGGATTAGGAGCTATTAACATAAATGTACCAAATACTAGGTGCAACCCAAGTTTCATTTAACTGTCagtcaaattttttttttttctcccccccccTCAAGCTCTTTACCAAAATAGCTCTGAGTTTTGTAATAGTCCCAAGTCAGTACAAGCCTATCCATCATGAAAATTGTTCATAACAGTGAGTTCTTGAAGTGCACTGAACTACTGTCTGAATACTGACATTTTACTGTCTTATCTGTATTCAATAAGggtaattaaatatttaaggCAGTGTGAGTCACTTCCAATTTGAGCTTCCCTTGCATAATGCTCAAAGTATCTTTAAAaggtggaaaaatgaaaagtgtttttaaaaaaaaaaaaaaaaaaaacacaacaggataAAGTTAAGAGGAAATACTCACTCTATCCACAGTGACATCAATAGACCTGaacagaaagcagctgtaagacAGTAAATTTTCAGTACCTAACATTAACTGTATCCTCACATTGTAGGGAAAACCAACCAGTACCAATCCCATTGCTAGCATTTTTGCTTGGACCAGAGGACTAGAGCACAGAGGCAAACTGGATGGAAATCCTGATTTGATGAAGTATGTTATCATATTACTGTCTTCTACTCATGTGACCTGTTTATGTAATCTTacatcaaagttttttttttttgtttttttttcactttgcatTGTTGTTCTGCAGGTTCTCCCAGACATTAGAAAAAGTCTGTGTAGAAACTGTTGAAAATGGTGTAATGACTAAGGACCTTGCAGGCTGCATCCATGGTTTGGCCAAGTGAGTTTTAAGTATGCATATCCTGCAACAGGTcaagtgtgtgttgtatttgtgtggttgtgtttggAGAAAATTCACTTTTACAGAAAGgataaaatatatcattttaatcaaattAATTTACTAATCCCATGCTGTGATCTTGCAGCTGCAAGGTGAATGAACATTATGTCAACACAACAGACTTCCTGGATGCCATCAAGACCAACCTGGACAAAGCTCTGGGTAAATAAAGAACAATTGGAAAACACACTTGTCAATGTAGTAAGGAAAAATCCTAAAGGTTTTAGCTTGTTTTTACCACGTTTGTACAAACCTTTGTATCTTTGCCATTATGTgcctttgtttgtatttgtatagctcACTTGTTTGTATTGCACAAGTTGACGGCACTATGTGAATCAATATTAAATCTAATGTTAATTTATAATCACTTTTTCTATAAGGTTTCAGTTGATCTCATATAATAAGGTATTGCCAAACACTTGGAGAGATaaattattaatcattaattgttaagggaaattcaggaataCAATTGTATTAAAATTCATTTGTACAAATTATTACCTTTAGTGCAATGTTTTTCATAAcaagaatataaaaacataaactgtCTTTGTGGTATGCATTTTTCTGATTGTGACTTAGTTGAACAttagcactgaacacacacacacacacacacacacactgcacagaatGATTCCCCCTGCCCCCCCCCGTGCTGTGATACTTACTATTTTTGTTAGCTAGACAGATGGAGTTTTAGTTAGAATATGGGGACAGAAGAATGTATTTATGAAATGTCGTCAGATAGCAGAACAGTACAGGGAAATACTGGTTGTATCAGTACTGAGTGTGGCAGTAGTTGCCATTTAGCATTCATTGAAACATTGGTTCAAGAGAGGAAATTCACAACTCCTTCAGGGCAGAGCCTGCAGAGGTTACTTCACAAAGGCTCCAGCTAAATGGCAAATCCAAATGTTGTAAGATAAGATAGACTTTAGCAATCCCCAAAAGGTAATTTTGGAAATGAGTCagtgaaaagaaatgagagTAGTAGTATTTAGCCACCCACATTCAATTCCATTTTATGTCAAGGATTTGTTCGCATAGGCCACTGTCCAGCATCGGACCATACCTGAAGGAATTTTTGGTAAAACGTTACGCACTAGAGGCAACAACAGCATCTCACCAGCAGATGTCGACATGGTCACAGTTAGACTGATATGTATAAAAGCTTATCCTTCACTGTATTACTCTAGAAGATGCACTGGTGTAtatgcaaacatacaaacagaaCATTAGCTAGTTTGATATCTTATTCTTGCTGTTCTCAGTCTAAGGCACTTACTTTTCAAACAGAGGTGTACTTGGTATACTGAGTATATGTTAGCCCCAGTCTCTCCCAACCTATCACTAAAAAGGTTTCTTTGTCAAACACCATACTTGCAGCTCTGTGAAGCACAGCAATGCTTTGGGGTAAATGTCAGCATGCAAACAAGCAAAATGACAATGGTAACATGCAGATGTTTTGCAggcatgtttattctgtttgtcttattttatattaattagCACAAAGTACTTTTATTAGTAATGTTCTGAGCTCTATTTTGTCCCTCATTTCTTTACTGTGGCCATATGCCTGAGGAAAACATAGTTGCTAATAAaacagacccccccccccccacacacacacacacaatgacagacTGAAACACCACTCTCCATCATTTAAACTAGAGGACCTTTATTAAATAATTCATGGTCAATTTCCATGAGGTCTTAGTTTGATGTTCCTCATCTGAAAAAAGAACTAGTAGACCATTCCTCTGGTTTAGTGTGCATATCAAGGCTGACCTGCATGGCAGGACAGGGGGAGCTGACTGTCTTCCCCAAAACAGGATTACGAATAGCAGGACTAATGTCAATCCACTTTCAATTCAATCACTTCAAAATATAACCAGGACCTCCAAATAATGTCcttatttagttttattcattttatattttattcatttttctctcttttttcctttgggggtggggggagtaTCTCTCTGAAATAACTGAACTGaaagcaaagtgaaaacagcCCTGGCCTAAGAGTGCTGaaactacaaacaaaaacaaaaaaaaaccccaactgCTGATTCTCTGCACAAACTGCTCATTCTTCATTTCATATTTGAATTGACACCTGTGAAATATCCATATCACAGAAAAAAGCACACCTTTTTAAGAATATTGCCATTGTGGGGGGTTAAAAGATTCTACAATCTTACTTTCCCCAGCTCTTCACCTTGAAGCAAATGATTTCACTCTTGTTGAAGACAGGCttcacagaaaaatgacagTCTCAATGAAAAAGTGCTTTGTACTGTTCACACAGGAATTCAAAAACTAGAGCAGTATATTCACTACGTGGATAGATTATTAATGTAAAGCTAAATCATGTGAAACAAAAACGGAGGGTAAACACACTGCATGTATTTGAATAATTTGTACAGTGAGAGGGCTTTACATGCcggcaacactgttttctccGACATGAGACAGTAGCAACTTTGGTAGTAAGTGCCCTggtagggaaaaaaaaaaaaaaaaaaaaaatctctataaTGTCCTGCACAAATGCAGTGAAAGATCAGTctgtttaaactttaaactgagAGCTGGGGAGGAACGGTAACAACAGTTAGGAAATGTTTAGTAAGAGCATCCAAACCCATGAATATGTTGTGATTATGTATCAAAAGTTCAATATACAGTGAGTAAATAGATGACATTGTGGAAGCTTAGTTGCAAATGTATCTAGCTGGCACTTTCAGTCAAAAATATAAAGTCATACACTGGTGGTGAATgacaaaaatggcaaaatggTAAACAAATTTCTATCACAAAGTTAACTGATGGTTCTGCATCtgcaactttttctttttttttcttttcaaataactgatacatacacacaacatacGAATTTGACTGTCCGCCAGAGAGTCTTTGAGTTGGTTAGCATTGTAATCCCACAAAAAAGATGAAGCTCCAGACAAGCGTCAACAGTTTCAGTGTCTCCTATAAGCCACAGagctgaaatgtttcttttcaagTGTGCCTCCTTCTTGGTCTCCCATCAGAGTCCGTCAGTTCTGGCTCTTCTGGAAGGAGGCCAAACCTAGAAGAAAACCCCTCCCCCCTAGAGTCTCCCAAAAGACTTGACAACAACTCTGTAATCTTCtaatccttcaaaataaaaaaaaaacaaacgttcTCTGATCCTTCACTCCTCAAGGTGTAGTGTAGCTGCCTGTATCCTTCCCAAAATTGTAATACTCCTCCATGTCCTCCATGT
The Mastacembelus armatus chromosome 3, fMasArm1.2, whole genome shotgun sequence DNA segment above includes these coding regions:
- the LOC113122229 gene encoding isocitrate dehydrogenase [NADP], mitochondrial-like, whose amino-acid sequence is MAGYLKALTTASRNAAAALSQSPAVLLSPAAVCHRSPLRRRNYATQRIKVDQPVVEMDGDEMTRIIWEFIKEKLILPNVDVELKYFDLGLPYRDQTDDQVTIDSALATKKYNVAVKCATITPDEARVQEFKLKKMWKSPNGTIRNILGGTVFREPILCKNIPRLVPGWTQPITIGRHAFGDQYRATDFVVDQPGKFKIVFTPADGSKHKEWEVFDFPAGGCGMGMYNTDESIVGFAHSCFQYAIQKRWPLYMSTKNTILKAYDGHFKDIFQDIYERKYKPEFDKLKIWYEHRLIDDMVAQVLKSAGGFVWACKNYDGDVQSDILAQGFGSLGLMTSVLVCPDGKTIEAEAAHGTVTRHYREHQRGKPTSTNPIASIFAWTRGLEHRGKLDGNPDLMKFSQTLEKVCVETVENGVMTKDLAGCIHGLANCKVNEHYVNTTDFLDAIKTNLDKALGK